CACTGGGCCAGGGCGTGGCCGTGGTACCGGCGTCGGTGGTCCAGCGTATCAGTTTGCCCCAGGTCAACTACCGGCCCATCGCCGACGCCCAGGCAAGTTCATGGCTGAGCCTGGTGCACCGCCGCTTCGAAAAGTCGCCCGCAGTGCTGCGCTATATAGAAGGAGTGCGCCAAGGTGCCAAATGATCAACTACGTACCGGTTATCGAGTGCTGCTGGCGTTGCTCGCCTGCCTGGCCTGGCCCGCGTGGGCCGGCGACGCCATGCAGACGATGGCGCTGGGCAAGCCTGCGCCCTACCCTTTCTTCACCTATGCCAATGTCAGGCTCGACATCCGCCTGCCGGTCCAACACGCAGTGATCGTGCTCCATGGCGTGCACCGTGATGCCGACCACTACTATCGCAACGGCCTGATCCTGCTCGGCAATGCGGGACTCACCCAGGACGACACGCTGCTGCTGGCCCCCCGCTTCTTCAGCGAAGACGATCCCCAGACAACGCCCACTGCGCCCTTGTGGGTAAAAAACCAATGGCTGCAGGGCCACGAGTCCGTGGCCGGACGCACCGGCATCTCAGCATTCGCGGTGCTCGACGACCTTCTCGCCTACCTTGGCGATCGTCATCGATTTCCACACCTTGAAGACATCACGTTGATCGGTCATTCCGCCGGCGGCCAACTGTTACAGCGCTACACGCTGCTCGGCACGGGCGACCAGGCGCTGCGAGCCCTTGGGATCCACGTGCGCTACATTGTCGCCAGCCCCTCCACCTACCTGTACCTGGATGCCAACCGCCCCCTTGGCGAAGGCTTCGCCCCTTTAGCTGCCGCGCAGTGCCCCGACTACGACCGTTACCGCTATGGCCTGCCGGGCGCACCGGACTACTTCGCCACGCAGCATCTCGATGCCCGCCAGGTGCTCAGCCGCTACGCCGCACGCGACGTAACCTACCTGGTCGGCGAGCGCGACCGTCACCCGCACAGCCGGATCATGGACCGCAGCTGTGCAGCCCAGGCCCAGGGCCGTGACCGGGTCGAGCGGCAACTCAACTACCTGCGCTACGAGGCTTTACTTTCCCAGCGCTGGTCGATAGCGCTCGCGCATCGCCAGTACGTACTGCCGGGCATTGGCCATGACCCCGCCCACCTGCTGACCGATCCAAGCGTTGCCCAACTGCTGTTTTCCGGCCACTGACATACCACCACGCCGCGCAGTACACTGGGCCCCTCCCCCTTTCGGAGACGCCCAAGGTGCATCACGCAGGAAGCGATGAACATCCACCGGCACGTGCCCGATCTGGCGCGGTCATCTGGCTTACCGGACTCTCAGGCGCGGGAAAGTCGACACTGGCCCAGGCCCTGGCCCGAGAGCTCCATGAGCTGGGACATGGCTGCTACGTGCTCGACGGTGATGTATTACGCACAGGGCTAAATGCCGACTTGGGTTTCTCACCCGAGGATCGCCATGAAAACATCCGCCGCACAGCCGAGGTGGCGGCGCTGTTCGCCGATGCCGGGCTGATATGCATCGCCGCGTTGATCTCACCTTATCGCGCGGGGCGCGCCGCCGCACGCCAGGCCTGCAAGGCGGGCTTTCATGAGGTGCACGTCAACGCTGATCTGGCCACCTGCGAGGCCCGCGATCCCAAAGGCCTGTATCGCCGCGCCCGAGCGGGAGAGCTGGCGGCCTTTACCGGGATCGATGCGCCCTACGAAGTGCCGGAGCGGCCGGAGCTGGTGGTGGAGACGGCACACGTGCCGCTGTCGATAGCAACGGCGCAACTGCTGGCGTACGTACAGCAGCGGGTACTGTACCAACCGCAGTAGGCGCGGGCTGGCCCCGCGCCTGCTGGTTGCGCTCAGCTGCCCGGGGCGATATCGCCGCGCTGCCAGCGCGCCTCATTGTTGCTCAAGGCCTGGGCAATATCGGCCAGCTCATTGGACGGCAGGCTCTGCGGCAACGGGTCGAGGCCGGCGCTGGCGAACAGCTGGCCATAACTGTTGCGCAGCTCGGCATAAGCCAAATCGCGACGCAGGTCGGCCTGCAGCGCGTTCAGCTCGCCCTGGATCAGCTCGAGCTCGCCGATCCCTTGTGCCTGGTGGCGGTTACGCAGTTGCTCGACGATCTGCTGGTCGAGGCTCACCAGTTGCTGGCTGGTGGTGAACTGGCGACGGGCTTCATTGTAGTTGGCGTTGGCCACGTACAACTGTGCCAGGATAGCCATGGACATGGCCTGGCGCCGTGCCTCGACCACCTGCTCGCCGGCCTTGGCCACATCTATGGAGGCTGGCCCCGACAGCACGTTGAACAGGTTCCAGGTGACCTTCACGCCATAATCGGCCCAATGCTGGTTGATCAGGAAGCTGTTGCTGTCGTAGTGACCGCCGGCCGAAAACTCCAACCCCGGCAACATGCGCAGCATCGACTTGCGCACCTCGGCGGCACTGATACGTGCCTGATAGTCCTGCTCACGCAGCTCGGGACGGGTCGCCAAGGCCTGCTGCTCCAGCGCTTCGAGGCCCACCTTGAGCTCCGGCACGCTGTAGTCATCGGTTGCGGCGAGGGTCAGCTCGGTGCCGGGCGGCAGGTTGATCAACGCGCCCAGCTCGGTCTTGGCCAGCGACAAGGCCCGACGTTGCTCTTCCAACTGGCGGGTGGCCTCGATCAGCGCGCGCTGGTAGCCAAGCGCCTGGATCGGATCGCCGATGCGTTGCTCGCCCAGACGCTGGCTGTTGTCCCTGGCTTGGTCGACGCGCACCATCAGCGCATCGATCTGCTTGAGCAGGCGTTCGGCAGCCACGGCCCGCCAATAGGCCGAGCGCACGTCCTGGATGATGGTCTGCACCACCTTGCGCCGACGCTCCTGCACGATCAGGCGCTGGTCGCCCTGCTGCTTGGCGCTGACGTAGCTGACGCCGAAGTCGAGAACGTTCCAGACCATGGTCAGGTCGGCCACGTCGCGGTCACGGTCCTGGGAGGTCGACGGCTCCAGGGACTGGGTGTTGGTCAGCACGCTACGGCTGCTCGACGCGCTGACGTTACTGCGCCCGGCATAACCGGCCGACAGGGCCATGCGTGGCAGCATGTCGAAGCTGGCCAGGTCAACCTGGCGCTGGGCCAGGGCCTCCTCCATGACTTTCAGGCGGGCTTCCAGGTTGTACTTGACCGCCCTGGCCATGGCCTGGTGCAACGTCAGCGGCCCGTGCAGCGCCTCCTGGCCTTTGAACATACTGGCCAGGTCGGCCTTTGCCCGCTGCTCGCTGACGCTGCGGTCAATGGGCTGGGTCTTGACCGCGCACCCCGTCACCGCCAACGCCAGCACGCTTACCGCAAAAATCCTCGATGCTCTGCTCATCCCTGTCCGCCCCCTTGGTACGGCACTGCTGTTCTTCTAATGGATAGCTTGCGTCCGCTGGCTCATGCCTGCGGCGCGGGTACCTCTACCTGCCCCAACGCCTGCGCCAGTTGCCTGGCCTGACGTTGCTCCCCCTCCCGGAAGGCCTGGAGTTGCTGCCCCAGGGTTGGAGCCCCGGTCAAACCCTTCTCTGCCTCCGCTCCCTGGCGGAACGGCTTGCCGCCGCTGAGCTCGAACTGGCCACCGTCATCCGGCAGCGTCTTGTCGAAGATGTTGGCCAGGCTGCTGGCCCCGAAGACATTGGCGTCCCCACCGCCAAAGCCGAGGAAGCCGGCCCCAGAACCATTGCCGATGGCACTGTCACCCTGGTGACCGGCGAATACCTGGGCCAGATAGCTCGGCGCCAGCGCGCCGTTGTGGATGAACAGGTTGCCCAAGGTTGGCAGCCCGCCACCCGATGTCGGAACCTCGAACAACGGTTGTGGCAACAGCGGTGACTGGTATGGCGCGGTCACCGGTAGGGGCGAGACCGACACAGGCATGCCCGGGCTGACCTGCACCGGCTGCGCGGGCGGATAGGCCCGGAACTCCGGATCACCATCGTTCGACTGCAGGGCCACGCCTTGCCCGATAAAGCCGCCGACCAGCGCGTTGCCCGCAGCATCGGTAATGCCGGTACCACTGGATCTGAGCGCCAGGGCCAGGCTGCCGGCGCCGGCCACACCGCCAACGTTGATTTGCCAGGTGCGACCGTCGAGACGCACCAGCGATTGCAGGGTGCCGCTGGCGTTGCCATTGCCCACCAGCTCGAAGTCTGCCAGGTCGACACCGCTGACATCCTCACTGAAGGTCACGGTAAACGACTGGCCACCTGGTGTCGGCGAGGGGTTGGCCACGATCGACACCACGGTGGGTGGCGTACCATCGACGACCACACCATGGGTGTCACCGACATTTTCAAGAGCCGGTGTCAGCGCGTTGCCGGCGGCGTCCCTCAGGCTCGCCCCGTTGGCCGACAGCCCCAGCACCTGGATGCCGTCGGCATCGTTGTCACCGGCCTGGACTTGATATTGGAACACCAGTGTCGGCGTGCCCGAGCCGGCCACGAAGTCGGCGTACACCGTGCGCCCGCCCACATCCAAGGCAAGACGGGGTACCCCGTCGACCACCACCGCTTCGCTGGTGTTGACCACGAAGGTGAGCACATCGCCGGTGTTGTAGAGGACGCCGACCGGCACACTGACACTGCCCACCGTGGGGGCATCGCGGTCGATGCTGTACACGGCACCGGTGAGCCCCCCGACCAACGCGTTGCCAGCCACGTCGGTGATGCCGGTCGCACTGCCATTGAGGTTCAGGCCCAAGGTACCGGTCCCGCTCACACCGCTGACGGTGATCACATAGACACCGCCGCCCAGCGCTTGCAGGCCACTGAGCGTGCCGGATGCCGAGCCACTGCCGACCAGCGTGAAATCGGCCAGGTCGACACCGCTGACTTGTTCACTGAAAGTCACCGTGAAACGCACACTCTGTGCATTGCTCGGCGACGGATCGAGGGTGACGATACCGACCGCTGTCGGCGCCTGGGTGTCGACCAGCACCTGATGGGTGTCGGACACACCATTGAGGGTCAGGTTCATGGCGTTGCCCGCGGCGTCGGTCAGGGTCGCGCCATTGGCGGTGAGACCGGTGACGGTGACACCATCGCTGTCGTTGTCGCCGGGCTGGATGGTGTACTGGAACACCAGGGTCGTGGTGCCTGCCCCAGCCACCAGGTCGGCGAACACCGTGTGGCCGCCGATGTCCAGGGCCAGGCGCGGCGAACCCGCCACCTGCACAGCTTCGCTGACGTTGACCACGAACACCAGGGCATCGCCTGCATTGTAGGAAACCCCGGCCGGGCCTCCGACGCTGGTCACGCTGGGGGCGCGGGTGTCGATGGCATAGTTGTTGGAGTCGGTGCTGCCTATACCGGCGTTGCCGGAGCTCGCACCCACGACGCCGGTATTGTCCAGGGTGATCAGGTTGCTGGTGTCTTCGACATTGCTGGTTGGGGTCAGGGTCGCGGTCCAGGTGATGCCGCCATCGCTGCTGCTCAACCCGCTCAAGGTACCGTTGGCCACGCTCAGGTCGGCCAGGGTAAAACCGCTGACCGCTTCGCTGAAGGTGATGGTCACCAGTGATGTCTCGCCAACGCGCAGGGCCGTGTCGGCGACCACGACGGTGGCCGTGGGGACGACGGTGTCGACTGTGTAGTTGGCCGACGAGGTAGTGCCGACACCGGCGTTGCCGGCCAGGTCGCTGACACCGGTATTGTTCAGGGTGATCACATTGCTGAGGTCCCTCACCCCATTGCTCGGGGTGAAGGTGGCAGTCCAGGTGATACCGCCGTCGCTGCTGCTCACGGCGCTCAGGGTGCCATTGGCCACCGAGAGGTCGGCGTTGGTGAAACCGGTCACCGCTTCGCTGAAGGTGAAGGTTACCGTGGTGGTCTCCCCCGCTGTCAGATTGGGGTCGGCGATCACGATAGTGGCTGTCGGGCGCTGGCTGTCGATGGCGTAGTTGTTCGAATCGGTGCTGCCGGTGCCGGCGTTGCCCGCGATATCCGTCACACCTGTGTTGTCCAGGGTGATCAGGTTGCTGGTGTCGGTGATACCGGCGGCCGGGGTCAGGGTCGCGGTCCAGGTCACGCCGCCGTCGCTGCTGCTCACCGCGCTCAGGGTGCCGTTGGCGATCGTCAGGTCGGCATTGGTGAAGCCGGTCACCGCCTCGCTGAAGGTGATGGTCACCAGTGACGTCTGGCCGATGGCCAGGTTGCTGTCGGCCACCACGATGGTGGCGGTCGGGCGCTGGGTGTCGATGGCGTAGTTGTTCGAGCTGGTGGTGCCGGAGCCAGCGTTGCCGCTGCTCGCACCGACCACGCCGCTGTTGTCGAGGACGATCAGGTTGGTGCTGTCGGTGATGTTGCCGGTCGGGGTGAAGGTGGCGGTCCACGTGATGCCGCCGTCGCTGCTGGACACCGCGCTCAAGGTGCCGTTGGCCACCGTCAGGTCGGCATTGGTGAAACCGGTCACCGCCTCGCTGAAGGTGAAGGTCACCTGGCTGGTGTCGCCCACGCGCAGGGCCGGGTTGCTCACCACCACCGTCGCCGTGGGCTGCAGGGTACTGACTGTGTAGTTGGCGGAGCTGGTGGTACCGGCACCGGTATTGCCGGCCAAGTCGGCCACCCCGGTGTTGTTCAAGGTGATGACGTTGGTGGTGTCCTGCACGTTGACCGTCGGGGTAAAGGTGGCCGTCCAGGTGATGCCGCCGTCGCTGCTGGACAGCCCGCTCAAGGTGCCGTTGGGCGCCGTCAGGTCGGCCAGGGTGAAGCCGCTCACCGCTTCGCTGAAGGTGATGGTCACCGTGGTGGTCTCACCCACGGTCAGG
This window of the Pseudomonas mosselii genome carries:
- the cysC gene encoding adenylyl-sulfate kinase, producing the protein MHHAGSDEHPPARARSGAVIWLTGLSGAGKSTLAQALARELHELGHGCYVLDGDVLRTGLNADLGFSPEDRHENIRRTAEVAALFADAGLICIAALISPYRAGRAAARQACKAGFHEVHVNADLATCEARDPKGLYRRARAGELAAFTGIDAPYEVPERPELVVETAHVPLSIATAQLLAYVQQRVLYQPQ
- a CDS encoding TolC family protein; the protein is MSRASRIFAVSVLALAVTGCAVKTQPIDRSVSEQRAKADLASMFKGQEALHGPLTLHQAMARAVKYNLEARLKVMEEALAQRQVDLASFDMLPRMALSAGYAGRSNVSASSSRSVLTNTQSLEPSTSQDRDRDVADLTMVWNVLDFGVSYVSAKQQGDQRLIVQERRRKVVQTIIQDVRSAYWRAVAAERLLKQIDALMVRVDQARDNSQRLGEQRIGDPIQALGYQRALIEATRQLEEQRRALSLAKTELGALINLPPGTELTLAATDDYSVPELKVGLEALEQQALATRPELREQDYQARISAAEVRKSMLRMLPGLEFSAGGHYDSNSFLINQHWADYGVKVTWNLFNVLSGPASIDVAKAGEQVVEARRQAMSMAILAQLYVANANYNEARRQFTTSQQLVSLDQQIVEQLRNRHQAQGIGELELIQGELNALQADLRRDLAYAELRNSYGQLFASAGLDPLPQSLPSNELADIAQALSNNEARWQRGDIAPGS